The following are encoded in a window of Brevibacillus ruminantium genomic DNA:
- a CDS encoding DEAD/DEAH box helicase: MREYLLYIKVSGKAAQAHITPCFQVDQAFWQEREGAQLYVIGKSRSLALAFSLRGKLNEALGERTFTTGSIERLRSMACLYVREASLLYGKQAAGMAPIGENWFSFETVGEPGVISEADDSKWGRSAGSAEAVFSAWDELVDLKGESEKLLSLLGGRALLQEEISVFLAKKGWVSTFPEQALQWIVLSGKAERRPGIEWRVRKGWLRHRLEFQCGRCGSKQSIHLTRCHTCSQGCAYCTECLEMGRSKCCTPYYCVPAQHGGIGRSEAAYLAWQGQYSPMQKLAAEKARQFVASGRPGHTEFLLWAVCGAGKTELLFPSVAETLRSGGRVLIATPRKDVVLELAPRIAKVFPAAQVIAVHGSSAEKWEDSDITIATTHQVMRYYQRFPLVVLDEVDAFPYHNNPVLYHVVSRAVQLGGKTLYLSATPPRYLQKRLVPKSRSVRKWPFFLKKREHSPSKGASSERSSHTHVLLPGRYHGSPLPVPQVCTVNGLHQRLVSGRSVIELLDPLNASLSQGRQVFVFVPRVDQVPLMLQYLQKRLPDYAEFMAGVHAADEEREEKVRQFRAKKLLVMVTTTILERGVTIPRSDVIVIGTEAPVFDEASLVQIAGRVGRSADSPHGTVLFLEAYRTGASRAAIRQINRMNRLAASSEQEGETL; the protein is encoded by the coding sequence ATGCGGGAATACCTGCTTTATATCAAAGTGTCAGGCAAAGCAGCACAGGCGCACATCACGCCTTGTTTTCAGGTGGATCAGGCATTTTGGCAGGAAAGAGAAGGAGCGCAGTTGTACGTGATCGGCAAGAGCAGGTCGCTGGCACTCGCTTTTTCCTTGCGGGGAAAACTGAACGAAGCGCTGGGGGAACGGACCTTTACGACGGGGAGTATTGAGCGCTTGCGATCGATGGCTTGTTTGTACGTTCGAGAGGCCAGCCTCTTATATGGCAAGCAGGCGGCAGGAATGGCACCCATTGGGGAGAATTGGTTCTCCTTTGAAACGGTTGGTGAGCCGGGAGTCATCTCGGAAGCTGATGATTCGAAATGGGGCAGGTCTGCTGGATCGGCGGAAGCTGTCTTCTCAGCATGGGACGAGTTGGTGGATCTGAAAGGGGAGAGTGAAAAGCTGTTGAGCCTTTTGGGCGGAAGAGCCCTGTTGCAGGAAGAGATATCCGTTTTTCTCGCAAAAAAAGGTTGGGTGTCGACGTTTCCTGAGCAAGCCCTGCAGTGGATTGTGCTTTCGGGAAAAGCAGAGCGCAGGCCTGGAATTGAATGGCGGGTCAGAAAGGGCTGGCTGAGACATCGACTGGAATTTCAGTGCGGCAGATGCGGTTCCAAACAGTCGATCCATCTGACGCGTTGCCATACGTGCAGTCAGGGCTGCGCGTACTGTACCGAGTGTTTGGAGATGGGCCGAAGCAAATGCTGCACCCCGTATTATTGTGTTCCGGCTCAGCATGGTGGGATTGGACGCTCCGAGGCAGCTTATCTCGCTTGGCAGGGGCAGTATTCGCCTATGCAAAAGCTCGCCGCAGAGAAAGCGCGGCAGTTCGTGGCATCGGGGAGGCCAGGACATACCGAGTTTCTGCTCTGGGCTGTGTGCGGTGCAGGGAAAACAGAGCTGTTGTTTCCGTCCGTCGCTGAAACCTTGCGTTCAGGTGGCCGCGTTCTGATCGCCACGCCGCGAAAGGATGTGGTGCTTGAGCTTGCTCCGCGTATCGCCAAGGTATTTCCGGCTGCACAGGTGATCGCAGTTCACGGGTCCAGTGCAGAAAAGTGGGAGGATAGCGATATTACCATTGCAACGACTCATCAGGTCATGCGCTATTATCAGCGGTTTCCACTGGTAGTGCTTGACGAAGTAGATGCGTTTCCCTATCACAACAACCCCGTCCTCTACCATGTGGTATCGCGGGCCGTACAACTTGGCGGCAAAACACTCTATCTGAGCGCGACACCCCCGCGCTATCTGCAAAAGCGGCTTGTTCCCAAAAGCCGATCGGTGAGGAAGTGGCCCTTCTTTTTGAAAAAGAGAGAGCATTCTCCTTCAAAGGGCGCCAGCTCGGAACGCAGCTCGCATACTCATGTCCTTTTGCCCGGCAGATACCACGGTTCTCCGCTCCCAGTCCCTCAGGTCTGCACGGTGAACGGATTGCATCAGCGATTGGTATCCGGCCGCTCTGTTATCGAACTGCTCGACCCGTTAAACGCTTCATTGTCGCAAGGGCGTCAGGTATTTGTCTTTGTCCCTCGCGTCGACCAGGTTCCGCTGATGCTTCAGTATTTGCAAAAGCGCTTGCCAGATTATGCCGAGTTCATGGCTGGCGTCCATGCTGCTGATGAAGAGCGGGAAGAAAAGGTTCGGCAATTTCGTGCCAAAAAGCTGCTTGTGATGGTGACGACCACGATCCTAGAGCGAGGAGTGACCATCCCGCGTAGTGATGTGATCGTGATCGGGACAGAGGCTCCGGTCTTTGATGAGGCTTCTCTGGTGCAGATAGCAGGGAGGGTCGGCAGGTCCGCAGACTCCCCGCATGGCACGGTCCTCTTTCTCGAAGCCTATCGTACAGGTGCGTCCAGAGCAGCGATCCGTCAAATCAATCGAATGAATCGGTTGGCAGCCAGTTCCGAGCAGGAAGGAGAGACGTTATGA
- a CDS encoding glycosyltransferase family 2 protein: MEELVIWLLAAYGGSSLLVGLIDCWMRRMKHTVPPTYEHYRLLLFNSGDVVEQVVRKLQFRSYVRGVPIRISYQDDGSVDDTLRIMTVLERTEYPCREEPESTFKGVSVMTIDLRRSGEEKRAQ; encoded by the coding sequence ATGGAAGAGTTGGTGATCTGGTTACTGGCGGCATATGGGGGCTCCTCTTTACTGGTGGGATTGATTGACTGCTGGATGCGGCGGATGAAGCACACCGTCCCCCCGACGTATGAACATTATCGGTTGTTGTTGTTCAACTCGGGGGATGTAGTCGAACAAGTAGTCAGGAAACTGCAATTCCGCTCCTATGTAAGAGGTGTCCCTATTCGCATTTCGTATCAAGATGATGGATCAGTGGACGATACCCTCCGGATCATGACAGTACTAGAGCGGACCGAATACCCGTGCCGAGAGGAGCCTGAAAGTACCTTCAAGGGAGTTTCTGTCATGACCATAGACCTTCGCCGGAGCGGCGAGGAGAAGCGCGCACAGTAG
- a CDS encoding response regulator translates to MDKVQQQEIRIVIVDDHQLFREGVKRILEMEKDFQVVGEGADGDEAFRLAEDHKPDVVLMDINMPNVSGVSAAEQVISVSPGTRVIMLSIHDDEGYVYRTLRSGASGYLLKEMGTNDLVEAVRVVAAGGAYIHPKVTGKLIDEFRRLSEQEGSGDRSGALADAEPIDPKVIESLTRREREVLQLMAEGKSNRAIGEFLFISEKTVKNHVSSILQKLSVQDRTQAVVNSIKNGWVKL, encoded by the coding sequence ATGGACAAGGTACAACAACAAGAAATTCGCATCGTGATTGTAGATGATCATCAGCTGTTCCGTGAGGGTGTCAAGCGTATTCTGGAAATGGAAAAGGATTTTCAGGTCGTGGGAGAGGGAGCCGATGGAGATGAAGCATTCCGTCTGGCCGAGGATCATAAGCCCGATGTCGTCCTTATGGATATCAACATGCCAAATGTCAGCGGTGTTTCCGCAGCCGAGCAAGTGATTTCGGTCAGCCCGGGCACTCGTGTTATCATGCTGTCGATCCACGATGACGAAGGCTATGTGTACCGTACGCTGCGTTCCGGCGCTTCCGGCTATCTGTTGAAGGAAATGGGGACCAATGATCTCGTGGAAGCCGTTCGCGTAGTAGCTGCGGGAGGTGCGTACATACATCCCAAAGTGACGGGCAAACTGATTGATGAATTCCGCCGTCTCAGTGAACAGGAAGGTTCGGGAGACCGGAGCGGCGCTTTGGCTGATGCAGAACCGATTGATCCCAAAGTGATCGAATCTCTCACCCGCAGAGAGCGCGAGGTTCTTCAGTTGATGGCAGAAGGGAAGAGCAACCGGGCCATCGGAGAATTCCTGTTCATCAGTGAAAAGACCGTGAAGAACCACGTCAGCAGCATTTTGCAAAAACTGAGTGTGCAGGATCGCACGCAAGCTGTCGTGAACTCGATTAAAAACGGCTGGGTAAAGCTGTAA
- the metK gene encoding methionine adenosyltransferase, with protein sequence MALQKGRRLFTSESVTEGHPDKICDQISDSILDAILSKDPNARVACETSVTTGLVLVAGEITTNTYVDIQKLVRETIREIGYDRAKFGFDAETCGVLTAIGEQSADIALGVDQALEAREGKMTDEQIEAIGAGDQGLMFGFACNETPELMPLPISMAHQLARRLTEVRKNGMLSYLRPDGKTQVTVEYDGDKPVRIDTIVISTQHAPEVTLEQIKADLTEHVIKPVVPTELLDAETKYFINPTGRFVIGGPQGDAGLTGRKIIVDTYGGYARHGGGAFSGKDPTKVDRSGAYAARYVAKNIVAAGLADKCEVQVAYAIGVAQPVSISVDTFGTGTVSEEHLVTLIRKHFDLRPAGIIKQLDLRRPIYKQTAAYGHFGRNDLNVPWERTDKAEALKQDAALLQ encoded by the coding sequence ATGGCTTTGCAAAAAGGTCGTCGTCTGTTCACTTCTGAATCCGTCACAGAAGGTCACCCGGATAAAATTTGTGACCAGATTTCTGATTCGATCTTGGACGCGATTCTGTCCAAGGATCCAAATGCGCGTGTCGCATGCGAAACTTCTGTAACGACTGGTCTGGTACTTGTGGCCGGTGAAATTACCACGAATACGTATGTGGACATTCAAAAGCTGGTGCGCGAGACGATTCGTGAAATTGGATATGACCGCGCGAAGTTTGGCTTTGACGCTGAGACTTGCGGTGTGTTGACTGCCATTGGAGAGCAATCGGCTGATATTGCCCTAGGGGTAGACCAAGCACTGGAAGCGCGTGAAGGCAAAATGACAGACGAACAAATTGAAGCAATTGGTGCCGGAGACCAGGGTCTGATGTTTGGATTTGCTTGCAACGAGACACCTGAACTGATGCCTTTGCCGATCAGCATGGCTCACCAGCTGGCTCGCCGTTTGACAGAAGTGCGTAAAAATGGCATGCTGAGCTATCTGCGCCCAGACGGAAAAACACAAGTGACGGTAGAATACGATGGGGACAAGCCTGTCCGCATTGATACGATTGTCATCTCGACCCAGCATGCGCCTGAAGTGACGCTGGAACAGATCAAAGCAGACCTGACCGAACATGTCATTAAGCCTGTTGTGCCAACGGAACTGCTGGATGCAGAAACCAAATACTTCATCAACCCGACCGGCCGTTTCGTAATCGGTGGTCCTCAGGGAGACGCCGGCTTGACTGGCCGTAAGATCATTGTCGATACCTATGGCGGTTATGCCCGTCACGGTGGCGGAGCATTTTCTGGCAAGGATCCGACCAAAGTGGACCGCTCTGGTGCTTACGCAGCTCGCTACGTTGCGAAAAATATCGTAGCTGCAGGCCTGGCCGACAAGTGTGAAGTGCAAGTGGCTTACGCGATTGGTGTAGCCCAGCCTGTATCGATCAGCGTGGATACGTTTGGTACTGGTACAGTTTCCGAAGAGCATTTGGTCACTTTGATCCGCAAACATTTTGATCTTCGTCCTGCAGGGATCATCAAGCAACTCGACCTGCGTCGTCCGATCTACAAGCAAACAGCGGCATACGGCCACTTCGGTCGTAATGACCTGAATGTTCCATGGGAGCGTACCGACAAGGCGGAAGCACTGAAGCAAGATGCTGCACTCCTTCAGTAA
- a CDS encoding polysaccharide deacetylase family protein, with protein sequence MPKRWPFFLVFFMTLGLVVASGLLGKTTFLKENASKMQPFPQVTTSISTSEEQTASRQTVNDQKEAAPSTVWYRNRVVVLTYHHVTDDSDQRYVIGTKQFEKHMQFLYENNLHPISLAEFVRFVETGLLPTENAVLITFDDGYESYYTHAFPVLTRYGFPSVNFAILGRLKDTEERKREKMTTPLTRPQVKEMLRTGLVDIGSHTYSLHDEKAKNEWGDLGPETAPVYLQDMNRLEEEQEYRTRLYIDFTMSRVGLSELIGKQVEAISLPFGYSNSIVLDTAKQAGYRFVFNSNPGVVAPDVNPLSIPRNDVGLREIDAGRLQELFQKVKNAVEGEQ encoded by the coding sequence GTGCCGAAGAGATGGCCCTTCTTTTTGGTGTTTTTTATGACTTTAGGGCTGGTTGTGGCGAGTGGACTGCTCGGAAAAACCACTTTTTTAAAAGAGAATGCGTCAAAAATGCAACCTTTCCCCCAGGTTACTACGTCTATAAGCACAAGTGAGGAGCAGACAGCTTCACGACAGACCGTGAACGATCAGAAAGAAGCTGCTCCCTCGACAGTTTGGTATCGAAATCGGGTAGTTGTTTTGACGTACCATCATGTGACTGACGATTCTGACCAGCGCTATGTCATTGGTACGAAACAGTTTGAAAAACATATGCAGTTTTTATATGAAAACAACCTGCATCCGATTTCTCTGGCTGAATTTGTGCGATTTGTAGAAACGGGGTTGCTGCCCACGGAAAATGCAGTACTAATCACATTTGACGATGGGTATGAAAGCTATTACACGCATGCTTTTCCCGTTCTGACTCGATACGGCTTCCCGTCCGTCAACTTTGCCATTCTTGGGCGGCTAAAGGACACCGAAGAGCGGAAGCGGGAAAAAATGACGACACCGCTGACTCGTCCGCAAGTCAAAGAGATGCTGCGAACGGGATTGGTGGATATCGGTTCCCATACGTACAGTCTGCATGATGAGAAAGCAAAAAACGAATGGGGCGATCTTGGACCGGAGACAGCCCCTGTGTATCTGCAGGATATGAATCGGCTCGAGGAAGAGCAGGAGTACCGAACGCGCTTGTATATTGATTTTACAATGTCGCGTGTCGGACTGAGCGAGCTGATCGGCAAACAGGTGGAAGCGATATCCTTGCCGTTTGGATACAGCAATAGCATCGTTCTGGATACGGCCAAACAGGCGGGCTACCGCTTTGTTTTCAATTCCAATCCGGGAGTTGTGGCTCCAGATGTGAATCCGCTTTCGATCCCGCGAAACGACGTGGGACTCAGAGAAATCGACGCAGGGAGACTTCAGGAATTGTTCCAAAAGGTCAAAAATGCGGTTGAAGGAGAACAATGA
- a CDS encoding sensor histidine kinase codes for MNQQAISITMLDGVINRTIETVETSKSQIFQIAENARQEGNSLKFDLHELRQEIAKVISKVDELELSYRKARARLVLVSRNFNTYTEEDIRIAYEEANRIQVDLSIYREREDNLKKRRNDLERQLRTLEETIERAEKLVTQMGVVLGYLTGDLSKVGAVLEEAKQHQMMGLKIIQAQEEERKRVAREIHDGPAQSMANVVLRSEIVDKMLKNDRILEAQMELHELKDMVRLSLADVRRIIFDLRPMALDDLGLVPTLQKYIQTYEERTKVSVDLVVFGVEQPLQSSVKAALFRLVQECLNNVEKHAGAGSVQVKLEFLEEMLRLVVKDDGVGFDKASQIAKGSSFGLLGMKERSQLLEGTMELQSSPGEGTKVMFQIPVKF; via the coding sequence ATGAATCAGCAGGCGATCAGTATTACCATGTTGGATGGTGTGATTAATCGCACAATCGAGACGGTGGAGACGAGTAAATCGCAAATATTTCAGATCGCCGAGAATGCTAGGCAAGAGGGAAATTCTCTTAAATTTGATTTGCATGAATTGCGTCAGGAGATCGCCAAGGTCATCAGCAAGGTTGACGAGCTTGAGCTGTCCTACCGCAAAGCCAGGGCACGTCTGGTTTTGGTCAGTCGGAACTTCAACACCTACACGGAGGAAGATATCCGCATCGCCTACGAGGAGGCCAATCGCATCCAGGTGGATCTGTCCATATACCGGGAGCGGGAGGATAATCTGAAAAAACGGCGCAACGATCTGGAGCGGCAGCTGCGCACATTGGAAGAGACCATTGAGCGCGCAGAAAAGCTGGTTACCCAGATGGGAGTCGTCCTCGGATATCTGACTGGTGACTTGAGCAAGGTAGGGGCTGTATTGGAAGAAGCCAAGCAGCATCAGATGATGGGATTAAAAATCATCCAGGCTCAGGAAGAGGAGAGAAAGCGGGTAGCGCGGGAAATCCATGACGGCCCCGCCCAATCGATGGCAAACGTCGTCCTCCGATCTGAGATCGTCGACAAAATGCTGAAAAACGATCGCATTCTGGAAGCGCAAATGGAGCTGCACGAACTGAAAGACATGGTTCGCCTCAGCCTTGCGGATGTCCGACGCATTATTTTTGATCTAAGGCCAATGGCGCTTGATGATCTCGGGCTGGTTCCGACTCTTCAGAAGTACATCCAGACTTATGAGGAGCGGACAAAAGTTTCGGTTGATCTGGTCGTCTTTGGAGTAGAGCAACCACTCCAAAGCTCTGTGAAAGCTGCTCTCTTTCGTCTGGTACAGGAATGCTTAAACAATGTGGAAAAGCACGCTGGTGCCGGCAGTGTTCAGGTAAAATTGGAGTTTCTGGAAGAAATGTTGCGCCTGGTTGTCAAGGACGACGGCGTCGGCTTTGACAAGGCGTCACAAATAGCCAAGGGAAGCTCGTTCGGCTTGTTGGGGATGAAAGAACGCTCGCAACTGCTGGAAGGGACTATGGAACTGCAATCTTCCCCTGGAGAGGGAACGAAAGTGATGTTTCAAATACCAGTTAAATTCTAA